From the genome of Rhinoderma darwinii isolate aRhiDar2 chromosome 1, aRhiDar2.hap1, whole genome shotgun sequence:
aagaaatgacacgtcgattggtagagaaaacaaacacagcgagggggaaggagacgtcgggaaagaggtttgggggggcgccaaactgaatctttgccccgggtgctggagaacatagATACGCCtctgattaagggtatgttcacacggcctattttcagacgtaattcgggcgttttgctgTCGAAagccggcgcataaaaagacgcctgcgtcaaagaagtgcatgtcacgtcttgggacgtttttggagccgtttttcatggactccattgaaaaacagctccaataacgtccgtaaaaaaacgtgAGTCgttacaaaaaagtctgaaaatcaggagctgttttcagaattATTTTGctattgcgtgtgaacatacccttattgttttaTAATGGAAATGCCCATGAGATCCTCACAAATAATTTTACAAGCCACTGAGCGCATATAGTTTCATGTAAACGGACCATAAGGGTGGAAGAAAGATGACTAACAAGTGTCTCTCTTAGGCCAGGGTTACACTGGGACTTTTTCTGGTACTACGGAtagattttaactcttgagtgacagctgtagtccaagattgcatgcaactccatAGTTTTCATTTGGACTTCAGccgtagctcaatagttaaaatcaatcagtagcgctacaaaaagacTAGGTGTAGCTCTGGCCTTACAGGTTGTTGCCAAGAAAGAAATCTACTCATTACAACTGATAATCGCATTCCTTCTACTAGATAGCAATATATTGCTTAAGGTCCAAAAGACCGGATTACAGTGCATAGACAGGTAATGCCAGGTGGACTACGGAGGTGAAATATGTGCACACTTACACCAAGATGTAGTTCTAGAAAGTCAGTAACGTACACGCTAACTGTAAAGATATACTGTTCAGCTGTTGTATGTACACATTTGCGtcttatgccttattcacaccagcCAGAAGAACTGGGCATCTTCATATTTATTTACTTGACACAAGCCTGAAAAATGacactttttacaaaaaaaaacaattgtgtgcGCGGAGGATGTAGCGAGTTAGATCTAATTTTTAGCAGTTACAACAGTTCTTTATCTGACAGGGAGCTGCATGCTTAAAGATCAATTTGTTCTGTTCATTTTAAAAAGGCACCCACAGCATATGTGTTCTGATCCGGAGCTGCAGCTTGTATTAGACCTCACAGCTGGAATCACAATTCTGTTGGAAACTGTAGACAGGCTTGTGAGTAGCATCCAGTGGGATAGTTATTCTTTCAGATTACTGGTCAGTGCCCGATGTAAAGACGGCACTTTGCAGAATACCAaaatcaccagaacaagctcTGACGACATTGAGCCAGCAGGGATTGCTGGGAGATTTAGATTGTGACTGCAATTCACGACTATTATTAAAGGTGTAACTGTTAAACATGtgtaaagttactcaactttcttTGTAGATTAATTCTATGTATAAAATGTTGAGCAAGCGGAATTGGTCTTCAATGTGTTGAAATGACAGACGAAACGTAATTTCTGAAAAGCAAAAGTATGAGCAATTCGACTCTTCAGGCACAAATCTTGTATACGAGTCTGCCTGTACACGAAGCATTGAAAGACGATCAGCAGCATTGCACACAACATCGAGACTTCGTACAACTGCGTATTAACGTTTTCCCAAGTGCAAAATTCAATGTTCAGTTTATACAATCCTGATCACATACTGGTAGATCTGGCACGACGCTCCGTTCTGTACCCCACTGGCGTAAATATAGGGTGTAACTTGAAATAAAACATATAATGTGCCAAAATGGGTGAGTCACGCTCATTGTGCTGTATTTTGCAAAAGAGATGAATAAATGATTTTAGTAATTTGCAGAACGGTAGCATGTAGAGTATATTGTACCACCACAGCTCCAAAGCCTTTGTAGAAGCCCAGCATCCCTTCCTCCTGCTTTATAGTATTGATACAGTCTCTCATTCCCTCATACTGAGTGTTAATAGGCAATACTTCATACCCAAGGTCTGTGTTATCGATTATGGTGCGTGTTCCTTGAACGTGAAGGCGGTGCATCACTGTCTCAAGAGGAAACAGTAGGACATCGGCGCACAGGCTCGCTGCAAAATTAGCGATGAGTTCTGGGAAATAGTTTTCCAAGATGTTTTGAGCTGCATTGGCTCCTTCACTTGGAATTTGGGCAGGATTCTTCCTCTTCTTTATGAAGAATAAAACGCATTTCTGAACGAAAGAGCTGATCATATAATGCAACACACCATGGAGGACCGTAGGAAATGTCAGAACCAGAAGAGGCAACAAACGTTTGCTGTGAGGAACTCCAAGTCCTATAACTCTTCCAAATCCTTCCTTTAAACAATCCAAAATTCCAGGATTGTCATGAATGATCTCACTCTGTAAGAGATTTACAACAAAGCTTTTTTTAGTACCACTAGTATTTGCCACATGTACACAATTCTCCTATACAATGCCCCTGGGTGAAGGCTAAGGTGCCCTATCTAGCGGAAATCCGATAAATTACAACACCCTCCTATCAGATTCCTATTGATTTTATTCATGACATGTTGTCCGGCCTTCCTGTTTCagcagagaaagaaaaaaaaagttcatcatCATATTTTCTCTGTCCCACCTTAACACGGCAAATGGTTCACATGGTTTGAGGGCTATCAAATAGGtagaacgtaaaaaaaaaacaaaaaaaaacaaaacgtatgcAAACACATACTGCGATGTTTTCCTATCCCTTCTATGGGTCAAACATATGCACTTTTGGCAAACGCTGGACATTTTAATATCTGGATACTGTTAGGgcatgtccacacacaacggaattgctgcagaaaatttctgcagcaattcctgatgcgtattttgctgcgtttttcacaatgttaggagatggtgacatctcctccgaaaaatgcagcaattctggacattttccgtagcaggaatggacatgctgcggtccgaaaattacacaccgcaggtcaatttctgcatggaatatttacgcagcgtgtggatgagattggttATATCTTatgcactatgctgctactgtattctgcggcaTTTTTTCCATCTGAAATTCGAGAcagaaaaaacgcggcaattctgcagcgtgtggacgagcccttactcAATAGTGTAATCTGCCACAATTTCatttaaaataaatgaaaataaaacaggATTCTGAcagaacagtgttttttttttttttactagaataGAGGTCAATGACAGGCAGATCAAAACTGTACGTCTGTGTTCACGTTTGCACAGTATACATCTAAAATCAGTCTGGAGGgacaataatattttttccaataataaaaaaaaaaaaagggttcctGTAGCAAACAAAAAAAAGGGGATACTAaattatatccttttttttttttttttttttttttttttttaagtctaacaataaaaacaaaaccagTGGGTATGCTTCTGCATTACATGTTTGCAGTATgtatttagagaaaaaaataataatacaaaaacagACAATGTGTCCCTCAACTATATGCCCCGAACGTGAAGTGAACGGAGTCTAATCTAATTTCCTGACCACAATCCTTTGCCCCTAATATTCCACATGTTTATGGCAACCCAACAGCAGTATAGAATAATTACTTCTATAGAAGGCATGGGGTTTAGTACGATGATCATTTTACATTTAGCTGCTCTTTGAGTATTGAGCGTGCTTACCTGTACAGTCTCAATCAGACTTGCGGAATAGAAAGGCGTAGCAATTACATAGACTAAGCTGtaacaaaaaagacaaaaaaaaaagccatcaggcgtgttaacaaaataataaaaaaaaatatatacagaaaaCAAACAGAGCTGCTTAGGAAACCTGGAAAGACTTACCCTTTAAGAATTATATGCCCTCCTATTTGCCTGGGACTCCACTTATGGGTAAGTTCCCTGTAACAATATAGATGTCATTGATAGGGTAAATAGGGATCAGCAATAACTTGCCATACATGTACATGACATTTCCGAAGATTTACCATCCAAAAAGCTTAGTGAAAAAACTCCAATAGAAAATGtaattcttttttattagaactgACCGGTCACTGGTCTCCCTGGCTTTAATCATAGCATGGAATGAGGAAAATATATGTGCGGCAATGCAGAGATTTTACTTCCCACGACGCTCATCACATCGATAGGCAGAAACTAACAACATGCCGTCTGACAACCTCAACACTTCACGTTTCGAGCATATTAACTTTCGTTTACATGTTCGAAATCACAAATTCCAAATCAAAGCTAAAAAGACCTATAAAAAAAATCCTCGTGAATTAAATAAATTAGCAAGTTATTTAAAGCTCTACTGAAAACGGCATATTCGGCACCATGTACACGACAGATTTCTCTGCACTTTGCCCGTACATCAAACAAAGTCCCTAGGGCTACGTGCCATGGAGCCGTAAGCACTGCGTTCTGCCCATGGTGCCTCTATAGGGCACTGCATTAACTTATTCTCCCTAATATACCTTAATATGAGATCCCATAGAATatgatgccacaatttttttccgGTTAGTAGAACCCTACAGACTTCTAGAAGTGCCGTATTCTGGATCCGTGCAACGCAGATTGTGCAGAGCCTTAATATGGACGTGTGCATGAGCACTTAAGCTCACACTTCGcagttttggtgctttttttccccctcaaACTGGGCCTAATGATTATATATGTGAACTGCTTTATTAAAAGGGTGCGGtggatcgtaaaaaaaaaaaaaagaaaaaagttactaGGATCTACTGAGCACTGGATTTCGACTGGTTACCAAACGTAACATTGTTACGTCACTTATGAAGGAGCAGTGCCATGTAGTTAAAAGCAGTGCGAGGAGGGAGTGAGGATTTAAGGTGGAGGATACGGAGCGATAAAAAGTCAATGAGAAAGAAGCTGGTGTTTAATGTCCAGCCCGTGGAAGGGCTATATAGACAGTTAACCCTCTCACAGAGACCGCATAGATACTAGAAGATCTAGAATGTGCAGCTTACAGACCGGGCTTCTGGAGCTTCGATACATCGCTGGATGGTTTTCAGCCAATGCTGGAGTGGGGTTGGCAAAATAGACAAAACTGCATAATCACCTAGGAAGAGGGGAGAATTCACTGATGATTCCTTCTGCTCCAAGGGTTATACCTTGGACAATAAAAGTGCTTCCCATTCCTTTCCAAAGCGCCCTAGGACCCTGGGGTTAAACAAAATAATGTCATGAGAGAATTGAGACAATCATATTAAATCAGACAATCTTAGCAATATAAGAAAAtggacattaaaaaaatacaccacAAACAACCCTATAAATACTGAAGTATCATGAACTGTTTTGAGCCAACAGAGGGGAAAGATCAGATAGCCAAGAACTAATGGCCATCCATACAGTAGAAGGCTATACATGGACCTCAATGTCAGTCTACTCTACAGCGCTGCATGAGTGGGACAATGGGGCACTCTTTATTATGTGCCACATTTGCGTAGGTCTTCTGACATAGGCCTAGAAACGCAACTGCATCAACTGACGACAGAACAGATATCCAATTTGGCAACACTACTGGCCAACCAGAtctatttaaaggaacactctagtAAAAATGAATACACTTATGCACGATAGAagttaaaggctttgtacacctttgaaaacgtttttttaagaaaaaaaaataaaaaaatctgtctttcaaaatactttattcaaaattatttttactttttgagatacagctgctttgtatcctgtatacagagcagctgaatctAGCGCCGAGACCTAAATCTGTCAGTGTCAGCGTGTCTGACAGGCAGGATCCACCGGATATCGATCAGTTCTAAAtggtgaacttagatgtgattggtaaaagcttgatcctgcgtgtcagagaaccgaggacccgctgtcactgaacccgtcagtgccgctgacccgaCAGATACAGCTGATTTATATCCTGTATAAaacctgtatctcaaaatgtaaaaataatttttaataaaaaagtatttagaaaattgcaccaaacacagattttctttattatttaaaaaaaaataaaaaaattcaaaaaggtgtacatagctttcaaACCAGGGTCTGAAGGGGCAGTGAATATCACCATGTATTCGTTTTTCCTGGAGTGTAGCTTTCAACATACTGCAAAGATAAAGCTACGTGGACTTTTTCCCTGTGATGTTGTCTTACACCAACCAACTCTACTGGCCATGgagatttaaaggaacagtgtcatcacaaattatttttttatatgttaaagatgttagtgctttattaaaaacgtttatattcatttgtgtgtttgtgttttactttttcttatttttacactttttcttccctatgggggctgccattttttgttccatttctgtgtgtgtcgattaacgacacatacagacatggaatacggcagccacagtcccatagggactgcgaacggctcccgtcccattgactgcagtgtacggcgtctgtgtgggaactgcgcatgcgccgctcccacacagtcctattcgaaattggcgccgtccggcgccattttcctgtggaccggaagtcgcggctggacagtaatattactacttccggtcgcggcttccggatttgtgcacttgcaccagcggcagcaaacggagcggacgggccggagggagccgcggcggcaggagcaggtaagagatttcaatgtatgttcgtgtttgtgtgtgtttactactgtatgtaaacctactacactgtgggttagctcaaaaaatggcgacacacagtgtaggaggttacattgttcaaacccctcgtttatcccggcactagccaggataaaggagggggggatgctgagagctcactagagcgagggcttttaacccaatgttgcaatgctgcaattttgggaacagctccatctagtgaccaaaaatgggtagtattataaattagaaataatttataatattacctggactcgtgcaaaaaaataaaaaaaattttaacagtgtttaatcacccacacactaaatgtttaatttttaaaaaaaaaacatgtttttctggcaacacattccctttaaaacatgCAATTGACATCACAGATGAAGTAACATTGAGTCGTACCGTCGCGTCAAGCTGCAGATGCCATGTAGGACTACATAAAACAAGTTTCTCAGAGTAACAACCAAAAGGTGTATGGAGTGATTGTTAATCTAGAGTCCAATCCTGCATAAACGCCGAGATCGCTAGCCATGAGACAGGCTTGATAAAGGTTCATGTTGAACCCAAACGTGGCAAACTGGCGGTAAAAAGTGTCTGGGAATGTACAATACAaacgacaattttttttaatgcaactaTACTAGAAAATGTGAAAGACTGCATTACTAAGTCTTCCCCATTTCTAAAAGGGTACATTATAAGACCTTAGCTCAGCTATTTGGGATGTGTCTATCAGCACAGGACTCCAATTAACAGAAGCAGAATTTTGAATACAGCTCTGCATAGCAATGGACCATTAGCAGACTACATGAAGGCTGTAACCCAAGGtcagtacaaaataagtaatgCACAGAATTCAAAGTTCTTAACATGTACATTTAACCTGCAAGCTCATGCTTTAAACAAAAACAAGCTATTAAAAAACAACGTTGGAGAATTTGGTCCTGTTCACATGGCGGAACCCTCCACAAAATTCtgcctcattcatttcaatgggagtcggacgcttaTTTTTCCCTCTAGCTCCAACCATCGGCAGGAATGCCGCAGCAGATATTGCGGCggacccgccacgcaaaatccTCAGTGTGAACAGACGCTAGGAGAATCCAAAAATAGCACAATTCtgagtgtatgtataatatatatataaaaaatcttcCACAAAAACATGAAAATGATATTCCAGAAAGCTTGCACACATACCTGTGTCTTggtaaaactatacataatattcACAATGCTGAATGGTGAAAAGTGGTAATTTCTTGCATGATAGTTAACCTGAAAATGAACACAAGGTATAAATCTTCATAGCTTGTATTCATCACAAATTACAACACATGATTTATTTTGCCATGTCAAACAACAATATCATATATGTCTCCCCACATGATCATACCAGTAGGAGCATTAGTACCAGAGACCAGTCCTTTCATATCATTTATAATAACAGTGGTGGACAAATGGTAGATTGCGATCTACTGGTGGTCTGGTGGCCCAACATTGAGATCTACTGGTCTGTTTTCCTGCTGGCCTCAACGCAGAACTGGGAAAAGCGCATATTCATAGTTTATGGTTTCATTCATTGGCAACTTGGGCATCTCAAGCATTGGCATTAACGGGTATGGGTATCACACACTCCCTAATGACTATGTTAGACTCTAGCATAGAGCAGGAGCGGAGAAGAAGCTCAGTCACGTATGAAGACGGTATGGCTGTGGAGCAAGTGCAACAAGTAACTAACTCTGGCTGCTATCACTATTATAAAGGAACCAGTTCATCTGAAAAAGGGGCATGCACAAGATTTTGAGCAGGATCCTGCTCCTTGGCATATCACATACGTCTGGTTCATCAACCAACTCGGGCTCAACCAAAGGTTAAAGTTTAAATAGGTTTctgctctttaaaggggttgtcctattaGAGCGGGAACCATGCTCAGGACAGCGGTTTTTAGAGAAGGGTGGACTCATGAGGGAATCTTTTTAACATTTGCTAGATCTTGCAGAGAGAGATTTAAGTATCTGCTGGGATTAAACATAATTGTAGTAGTCAATTGACTTCGGCTCAGGACAGAGGACTCAGTATATTCTTTCTTGAAATTCATATTACATCCAGATGATACTGCGTATAATCGTATCAAGGAGAGAGACATTGCACATGCCACCATTATAACCGTTGAATCATTACCAAGGATAACTAGTTGGGGCATGAACCTCAAACACAATGGGGGGAAGCGATCAAGATCTATtaagcgtttcatatgccagttttaATATAAGACGTACTGGAGTAaaatgcgccatatttattaataaagtgggcgcatctctggctgtccttgcgtcttaaaaaaaaaaactaaaaaaaaccctGCCATCTGTGTGCTGGCAAAAGTGTAAACTATAGCGAATTTGTCAAGCTGTCGGTGGCCCCACCCCATCAGCTAAacctttttattaataaaaaacaaaaacagtagcGGAGGCGGTGTAAAAatgcaaaagttaaaaaaagacttTTCTGCAACAAGAAACCGGCGTAGCGTGTTTAATAAATTCCCATAAAGTCCTAtagattgaaaaaatatatatatttctacatcTATTAGCAGTGCTACTGACGTCACAAGTTCATGTCCATGGTGAACTAGAATGACCAGGTTGCTTGAATTCCTGTAACTTATTTTTGGCAGCTAAACACTACATAAAATGTGATAGAGTGGTTCGGATACCACATCAAAAGATAAATACAAGAACaaccctgataaaaaaaaaaaatcatcaagacATAATAAACCACTTCggcccccatgcacacaaccgtgcccataatcacagtccgtgattacgggcacagccggcgACCGCCACCCAAATTTGCGGGTTGCACTCACAAataaaagtatgggagcacgggccgtaaaaagcaaaaattaggacatgtgctatcttttacggagcctttctacggcacggacaccttctcaAATATACGTGAAGGTGTCAGTCAGCCAAAGAAATAAAtgtgtccataattacggatcgtaactacggacgaaatctacagtcatgtgcatggggcctggatGGAATTTCCTCTTTGCATTTCTAGTTTTCCCCATTAATACACACTTAGAAGAACTCGCACTTATAGCCTAGCATCAGCCATGTCACAGCAATCTGGCTATGCTCAGACTTATTTTTCTATCTGAAGAATCAGTTGCTGATTTGGACGAGAATCCTGGGCAGAAATCGGTGGCGGAACCAAGGATTTTTGCCACAGAGTTTCGTCTGGCGCAGATTCGCATGCATATTAACCCCATTCAATGCGACTAGTTTGCGTGCGGCTACCAGACAGGATTTTTGTGCGAAAACGATGTCAAGAAGTGACGTCACTTCTATTTCAATTCTGCCACGTATAAATGATGGGTCGgtatcccattaaaatcaattggaCACTTTTTGAAAGGGGTTTTCACATGTATTTTAACACCGTTTCCGCACCAAAATATGCGTGAAAATCTATCCTGTGAACATGTCCTCTTTGTACTACATTGTAATGTGGTAGGGGGAACAGAAAATCCTTTTGTCTACAAAATGAGTATTGTTTCTCCATGTAAATAATGCGGGCACTACCTCCGTGTAACCCTTTGTGGCAAGTCACGCAGTTTTTTTTCcactgtttaccgtgtggcaTAAAGAACGTTAACTTTATCCTACAGACTGTtaagattacagtgataccaaatatatacggtagttttcttatgtttagtaAAAAAGCATGTTGTATGGAATACATTTTTATTCGTTTCACCGCATTTCAGTCATAACGTTTTTAGTTTTCGGTtgatatagtttttattggcaccattttggagcaAATATAATTTATTAAACAGCTTTTATTGAACagcttttatgggggggggggggggaatagaggggaaaaaaatatcaaatctgccatagcttttctttttttttttacgcccttgcgcagtgcagtataaataatatctatttgtttatattgtttacccctttttttttttttctttaaggcccccatgcacacgtacgtgcttttgcggccgcaattcccccaaaaatccacgggacaattgcggccccattcatttctatggggtcatgcacatgaccatggtttccacggtccgtgcatggcagaggagcccggaccgcagaaagaacggacatgtcttattacggccgtgttccgcGGTCCAGGCTCACAGAAAATAAtggatgcggccatgtgcacggcccgcaatttgcggtcggctcgcgggtgacactccgctgcagggcgacacgaaaatcacggccgtgcacatggctatggtcatgtgcatgaggcctaacagtaaaaaaaattttttagaaggGGGGGGGAACTTTATTAAACTTGAAGGTCCCAAGTCAGTTAAAGGTTCCAGTCACTAAAAaatgatggcttatcctcagcataggccatcaatagctgatgggtcagggtccgacttttgggacccctgccaatcagctgttttgaagtggccgcagcgctcgtacgagcgctacttccccttcatttcttctcgctcactgtgaatcttcgacacgcatttagcggtaattcacaggtattgcagccttcttagcTCATCGAAGTGAATggcagaaaaggctgcaatacctgtgaatcgccagtaAATGCGTGTCGACGACTCACAGCGAGCAggtagaaattaaggggaagtagcgcttgtacgagcgatgCATCCCCatcaaaacagttgatcggcaGGGGTTAtgaaagtcggaccccgacccatcagctaatgatggcctatgctgaggatgtgccatcaatttttagtggctggaaaacccctttaatcttaggggacttgaagctgcaTTATTGCTGGTCAGTGTAACCCTCACGCAGTATCTCGGGTACAGTCACACACCAGCCGAGATATCATGGGTTCGCTGTGCAGATTAGCGCTAATCTGGGCATACCGATCACGCTTCACTAATGGGTAAGACACTATGTATAGGGTACCTATGTAGGACATCTCTTTAGATGTGCGGCTTTTAGGGCTTTGGACAGTGGTAGTTGATTAAGCAATTCATGGTTTGGCATACATGCTGACTTTTTTCGTTAGAACCTGAACTTGCAGCGATACCTTCTGTGCCCCAATCTTGTCGGGATCTCCTGTGTATTTTATAttccccatttttttaaataatacaatttgAGATTTGTATACTTCCATATataaatagtgcatgactccttgtCCTTTTTCATATATACAATAACAGATGAGCAGCAATCCACTACACAGATGCTTTTCTACATCTGGACATTATTGTAAATCTAGTTAGTTTAAATGGCTTGAACATGCATccaaatttttagtttttttaatatatatataaaaaatgtttttacctgACATTGTCGACGCAGAACAATACAGGGGTGAGCCAATACATTTTCTGTAAAGagacttaaagaaaaaaaaaacacacttataGTTACCGTatataataagaaaataaatatatcagCCACAAATCCTAAAAATAAgcattaaaaggggtattcctgaCAAAAATATTAAACACCTATctctggacccccaccaatggatAGAATGGAGGACCGTGGCTAGAAGTTTAAATGGAGCAGTTGTCGAGCATGTGAACTgctgctccatttaaagtctatggcaCTGACGGAAATAACAGAGCACATTAGGTGAGGGTCCTAGCggtaggaccccccccccccaccgatctAACACTAATCATCCATCTACTGGAAAGATGGTAATTGCTTTTAGCTGGACTACCCATTTAAAAAGACACAAAATATATCACCCAAGTCATCCTAAATGTGACAGAAAGGCGTAGGACGGGCTTGGTTGAGGGGTGCTGCTAAATTTGGATGGTCTCAAATAATTTGAGAACTGGGAGAAAGATCCTGCAGCACATGAGGCAGACAAGAGGTCTATCTATATAGaagaatgtttcttttttttttttaccatgggaTTTTTGTAGAGAACAGGAACAAAGAAGAAGAGCAGAGTATCATGTCTAGCTGGTATTTTTCTCTACGTTCTTATGTTGGCAGCCTTGTCTCCCACGCTCGGATCTATTCTGGGAAGTGGCCCCTGGGTGAGAGCGGACCCGGTTGGGTGTTATGTAATGTTCACTGTGCAGAGACTGAATTGATATGTTGAAATCCTCTTTAAGATGAAGACAATCTTTATTTCTGTTTAATGGACTGTGCAAGTTGCTACAAATAAAGTGACTAAGACTTTGTATGATTATCTATATAAACAATCATATCTTGCATCATCATAAAGATCCAGAACACATTCCAAACATTCAAAAAGCCATAATGGGTTCCAAAAAGAGAGATACCTTGCAAGTCCAATGCCAAATCCAGCAAAGCGATTGAGCTGTTCTAAAAGAAAGAACAAACAAGTACGTGAGAAATACCCAGATGACTAAAACATTGTGGAAAGTTGCCTTTTAATTACAGAACATGCTGTCCACAAAAATACTAGAATACGGACTTCTCTGCTATGTCAATTATGCCTAGCCGGGGGAGGGAAGTACCCGCTGGGCACCTTTGGCTTCTCCCCAGCCAGCTCAGCTTGACTGGCAGGTCTCAACCTAATTGCACATAGGGAGAGACCTGTGAAAAACTTGCTGAGTCGGGCAGATAGAAGCTGGAGGGGCCCAAGTGGAAACTTCTCTGATCCCGGCAATTATTAAAGCTATGTTTCCTCTGAAACGCTGCATTGCTTCAGAATAAAACATAGTTTTGTCATCATAGCGCCCATTGCTACATGATGCTGCCCACGGTTTGGGCAGCATGTATCAGCTGACAGGTTCACTTATCAGAGACTATGTTGGTTGAGTGACCATATCTTCAGAAGT
Proteins encoded in this window:
- the SLC25A46 gene encoding mitochondrial outer membrane protein SLC25A46 isoform X1 — protein: MQPLRPEGFDGLSYRGSAWGRGDEGPPPYQHSFSTRSFSSSGDLSQHWVTTPPDIPGSRNLHRGEKTPQYGGDGNMAPPGLGEESSSGGEQLNRFAGFGIGLASLFTENVLAHPCIVLRRQCQVNYHARNYHFSPFSIVNIMYSFTKTQGPRALWKGMGSTFIVQGITLGAEGIISEFSPLPRELTHKWSPRQIGGHIILKGLVYVIATPFYSASLIETVQSEIIHDNPGILDCLKEGFGRVIGLGVPHSKRLLPLLVLTFPTVLHGVLHYMISSFVQKCVLFFIKKRKNPAQIPSEGANAAQNILENYFPELIANFAASLCADVLLFPLETVMHRLHVQGTRTIIDNTDLGYEVLPINTQYEGMRDCINTIKQEEGMLGFYKGFGAVVVQYTLHATVLQITKIIYSSLLQNTAQ
- the SLC25A46 gene encoding mitochondrial outer membrane protein SLC25A46 isoform X2 is translated as MEEMETWRPPAWGRRAAVAGLNRFAGFGIGLASLFTENVLAHPCIVLRRQCQVNYHARNYHFSPFSIVNIMYSFTKTQGPRALWKGMGSTFIVQGITLGAEGIISEFSPLPRELTHKWSPRQIGGHIILKGLVYVIATPFYSASLIETVQSEIIHDNPGILDCLKEGFGRVIGLGVPHSKRLLPLLVLTFPTVLHGVLHYMISSFVQKCVLFFIKKRKNPAQIPSEGANAAQNILENYFPELIANFAASLCADVLLFPLETVMHRLHVQGTRTIIDNTDLGYEVLPINTQYEGMRDCINTIKQEEGMLGFYKGFGAVVVQYTLHATVLQITKIIYSSLLQNTAQ